One Solanum lycopersicum chromosome 4, SLM_r2.1 DNA window includes the following coding sequences:
- the LOC138347990 gene encoding uncharacterized protein → MTAPLNLEEGQSSTIPPRFNGHFYSWWKVRMHDFLMAEDSELWDIVLDGLFIPIIEEKDGEKTRLVPKPRQKYDEADRKKIEKVYKEKTLLLCGIGPDEFNRVSVCESAKEIWDCLKIAHEGTEQVKESKIDMLTSLYENFKMKEGETIHEMFT, encoded by the coding sequence ATGACTGCTCCACTTAATCTAGAAGAAGGTCAATCTTCAACCATacctcctcgtttcaatggacatttctacagttggtggaaagttagaatgcatgATTTCCTCATGGCTGAAGACAGTGAGCTATGGGATATCGTACTGGATGGACTGTTTATTCCAATCATAGAAGAAAAGGATGGAGAGAAAACTAGGCTTGTTCCAAAGCCTagacaaaaatatgatgaagcTGATAGGAAGAAGATAGAAAAGGTCTATAAGGAAAAAACTCTTCTTCTCTGTGGGATAGGGCCTGATGAGTTCAATCGTGTCTCAGTCTGTGAGTCTGCAAAGGAAATCTGGGATTGTTTAAAAATTGCTcatgaaggaactgaacaagtcaaagaatcaAAGATTGATATGCTCACCTCTTTGTATGAAAACTTCAAGATGAAAGAAGGAGAAACCATTCATGAGATGTTTACATAA